A stretch of Mustela nigripes isolate SB6536 chromosome 6, MUSNIG.SB6536, whole genome shotgun sequence DNA encodes these proteins:
- the SOAT2 gene encoding sterol O-acyltransferase 2, producing the protein MEPKAARLRRGEGLRGEQEDRPSAEGNSEKDRGLDLVQWTRHMEAVKMQLLEQAQGPLMELLDRAMWEAVQSYPPQGGPPPSAPPDSSSKAREPSLGKRKIFITRKSLLDELMEVQHFRTIYHMFIAGLCVFIISTLAIDFIDEGRLMLEFDLLIFSFGQLPLALMTWVPMFLSTLLVPYQALRLWARPRAGGAWTLGVGLGCVLLAAHNAVLCVLPVHVALKYQLPPASRCVLVFEQVRLLMKSYSFLREAVPGALCARVGDGKQAPSFSSYLYFLFCPTLIYRKTYPRTPNVRWNYVAKNFAQALGCVLYACFILSRLCVPVFANMSREPFSTRALVLSIMHATLPGIFMLLLIFFAFLHCWLNAFAEMLRFGDRMFYRDWWNSTSFSNYYRTWNVVVHDWLYSYVYQDGLWLLGGRARGAAMLGVFLVSAVVHEYIFCFVLGFFYPVMLILFLVIGGLMNFMMHDRHTGPAWNVLMWTMLFLGQGIQVSLYCQEWYARRHCPLPQTTFWGLVTPRSWSCHT; encoded by the exons ATGGAGCCAAAGGCGGCCCGATTGCGGAGGGGAGAAGGGTTGAGAGGAGAGCAAGAGGACCGACCCTCGGCAGAAG GAAACTCTGAGAAGGACAGAGGCCTGGACTTGGTGCAATGGACCCGCCACATGGAG GCCGTGAAGATGCAGCTGTTGGAGCAAGCTCAGGGACCGCTGATGGAGCTGCTGGACCGGGCCATGTGGGAGGCCGTTCAGTCCTACCCACCACAAGGTGGACCTCCGCCCTCGGCGCCTCCAGATTCCTCGAGCAA GGCCCGGGAGCCATCCCTGGGGAAACGGAAAATTTTCATCACCCGAAAGTCCCTGCTTGA CGAGCTGATGGAAGTGCAACATTTCCGTACCATCTATCACATGTTCATCGCTGGCCTGTGTGTCTTCATCATCAGCACCCTGGCCATCGACTTCATCGACGAGGGCAG GCTGATGCTGGAGTTTGACCTACTGATCTTCAGCTTTGGACAGCTGCCCTTGGCGCTGATGACGTGGGTCCCCATGTTCCTGTCCACTCTGCTGGTGCCCTACCAGGCCCTGCGGCTATGGGCGAGGCCCCGGGCTGGAGGGGCCTGGACGCTGGGGGTAGGCCTAGGCTGCGTGCTGCTGGCGGCCCACAACGCGGTGCTCTGCGTCCTCCCAGTCCACGTGGCCCTGAAGTATCAGCTCCCGCCGGCTTCGCGCTGTGTCCTAGTGTTCGAGCAG GTCAGGCTCCTGATGAAGAGCTACTCCTTCTTGAGAGAGGCTGTGCCTGGAGCCCTTTGTGCCAGAGTAG GAGACGGCAAACAAGCCCCCAGTTTCTCCAGCTACCTCTACTTCCTCTTCTGCCCTACACTCATCTACAGGAAGACTTACCCCAG GACACCCAACGTCAGGTGGAATTATGTGGCCAAGAACTTCGCCCAG gccctgggctgcGTGCTGTATGCCTGTTTCATCCTGAGCCGTCTCTGCGTTCCTGTCTTTGCCAACATGAGCCGGGAGCCCTTCAGTACTCGGGCCCTGGTGCTCTCCATCATGCATGCCACGTTGCCAG GCATCTTCATGCTGCTGCTCATCTTCTTTGCCTTCCTCCACTGCTGGCTCAACGCCTTCGCAGAGATGCTACGATTTGGAGACAGAATGTTCTACCGG GACTGGTGGAACTCAACGTCCTTCTCCAACTACTACCGCACTTGGAATGTGGTGGTCCATGACTGGCTATACAGCTACGTCTATCAAGATGGGCTGTGG ctcCTTGGCGGCCGGGCCCGAGGGGCCGCCATGCTGGGTGTGTTCCTGGTTTCTGCCGTGGTCCATGAGTACATCTTCTGCTTTGTCCTGGGATTCTTCTACCCCGTCATGCTGATACTCTTCTTAGTTATTGGAG GGCTGATGAACTTCATGATGCATGACCGGCACACGGGCCCAGCGTGGAATGTGTTAATGTGGACCATGCTCTTTCTGGGCCAAGGCATCCAGGTCAGCCTGTACTGCCAGGAATGGTACGCTCGGCgacactgccccctcccccag ACGACCTTCTGGGGGCTGGTGACACCTCGATCTTGGTCCTGCCATACCTAG